Proteins found in one Phocoena sinus isolate mPhoSin1 chromosome 5, mPhoSin1.pri, whole genome shotgun sequence genomic segment:
- the EXOC1L gene encoding exocyst complex component 1-like isoform X2, with the protein MVKHYRIGLDEKYEVTKKWSLNDLRMIDGKEADTDNPFFDLHFKKVYSLEAYSCASKYAFVRTVNKLNHAYLKKDLRIVNFDSTYIDDDFIWSSNNKDCLVLMRICFYAFNLVCLSLCPLRL; encoded by the exons atggtGAAACACTACAGAATAGGCttagatgaaaaatatgaagtaaCCAAAAAGTGGTCTTTGAACGATCTGCGGATGATCGATGGAAAAGAAGCAGATACA gaCAATCCATTTTTTGATCTGCACTTCAAGAAAGTGTACAGTTTGGAAGCATATAGTTGTGCTTCCAAATATGCCTTTGTTCGAACTGTAAACAAGCTGAATCATGCATACCTTAAGAAGGACTTACGGATCGTGAACTTTGATTCTACTTACATTGATGATGATTTCATTTGGTCCTCCAACAACAAGGATTGCTTGGTCCTTATGAGAATATGCTTTTATGCTTTCAATCTAGTGTGCTtgtccctgtgtcccctgcgACTCTGA